One Paraglaciecola mesophila genomic region harbors:
- the ribBA gene encoding bifunctional 3,4-dihydroxy-2-butanone-4-phosphate synthase/GTP cyclohydrolase II has protein sequence MAMNTTAEIIEDIRLGKMVILMDDEDRENEGDLIMAAECVTPKDINFMVTHARGLVCLPMTAERCKRLNLPLMVDNNGAQFSTNFTVSIEAREGVTTGISAADRARTILAAVATDATANDIVQPGHIFPLIAKEGGVLNRAGHTEAGVDLPRLAGLEPASVIVEILNEDGTMARGPELQEFAKKHGLKIGTIADLIEYRNLNETTIEQVAKCKLPTEYGEFDLVTFKDSIDNQVHFALSKGDINPSEPTLVRVHLHNTLSDLLGSERAIERSMNLPQALKRIAAEGGVLVLLGKDEDLLTQVKQFEAEDNGEKPVGAAWTGTSRTVGVGSQILASLGVKKMRLLSRPKKYHALSGYGLEVVEYVD, from the coding sequence ATGGCAATGAACACAACAGCAGAAATTATCGAAGACATTCGTCTAGGCAAAATGGTCATCTTAATGGATGACGAAGATCGTGAAAACGAAGGCGATTTGATTATGGCCGCCGAGTGCGTCACTCCCAAAGACATTAACTTTATGGTCACGCACGCGCGGGGTTTGGTTTGCTTGCCCATGACAGCTGAGCGGTGTAAGCGTTTGAATTTACCCTTGATGGTAGATAACAATGGTGCGCAATTCTCGACTAACTTCACCGTATCAATCGAAGCGCGTGAAGGGGTGACCACAGGTATTTCTGCCGCAGATCGAGCGCGTACTATTTTGGCAGCGGTTGCCACGGATGCCACGGCCAATGATATTGTGCAGCCAGGGCATATATTCCCCCTTATCGCTAAAGAGGGTGGGGTATTAAACCGTGCGGGACATACCGAAGCAGGGGTGGATTTACCGCGTTTAGCTGGCTTAGAGCCTGCTTCTGTAATCGTTGAAATACTTAATGAAGACGGCACCATGGCCCGCGGCCCAGAGTTGCAAGAGTTCGCGAAAAAACATGGCCTTAAAATTGGTACCATTGCCGATTTGATTGAGTATCGTAATTTAAATGAAACCACCATCGAACAAGTGGCAAAGTGCAAACTGCCAACAGAGTACGGTGAATTTGATTTGGTCACCTTCAAAGATTCAATTGATAACCAAGTGCACTTTGCGCTGAGCAAAGGTGATATCAACCCGAGTGAACCCACACTGGTGCGCGTGCATTTGCACAATACGCTAAGTGATTTACTTGGTTCAGAGCGTGCTATCGAGCGCAGCATGAACTTACCGCAAGCGCTAAAACGTATCGCCGCTGAAGGTGGAGTGTTGGTGTTACTGGGTAAAGACGAAGACCTATTGACGCAAGTAAAACAGTTTGAAGCTGAAGACAACGGCGAGAAACCGGTCGGCGCTGCATGGACTGGCACCTCGCGCACTGTAGGGGTAGGCAGCCAAATACTTGCTAGCCTCGGCGTGAAGAAAATGCGTTTGCTAAGCCGACCTAAGAAGTACCACGCGTTATCTGGTTATGGTTTAGAAGTGGTTGAGTACGTAGATTAG
- a CDS encoding riboflavin synthase, whose protein sequence is MFTGIIEDVGHIESLTPTGDDIRLRIRVNKLDMSDVALGDSIANNGVCLTVVDMNSSGFSADVSHETIKRSGFADYKAGSKVNLEKAMLPTSRFGGHIVSGHVDGVGEVISVNPVGRYVEIWVQAPKDLARYLAEKGSITVDGVSLTVNAVDGAKFLITLIPHSLQETIIGGYKKGTKINLEVDVVARYLERLMLGDKAAESGQQKSDISMAFLAENGFLR, encoded by the coding sequence ATGTTTACCGGAATAATTGAAGATGTGGGGCACATCGAATCTTTAACCCCAACCGGGGATGATATTCGCCTGCGTATACGGGTGAATAAATTGGATATGTCGGATGTGGCGCTAGGTGACAGTATCGCCAACAACGGTGTGTGCTTAACCGTGGTAGACATGAATTCGAGTGGTTTTAGTGCTGACGTGTCTCACGAGACCATCAAGCGCAGTGGCTTTGCGGACTATAAAGCCGGGAGCAAGGTTAACTTAGAAAAAGCCATGTTGCCTACTTCTCGCTTTGGTGGGCACATTGTCAGCGGGCATGTAGATGGTGTTGGCGAAGTGATATCCGTTAACCCTGTTGGGCGTTACGTGGAAATTTGGGTGCAAGCGCCAAAAGACTTAGCCCGTTACTTAGCGGAAAAAGGCTCCATCACAGTGGACGGTGTCAGCTTGACGGTGAATGCCGTAGACGGTGCCAAATTTTTGATTACCCTTATTCCCCACAGCCTGCAAGAAACCATTATAGGTGGCTATAAAAAAGGCACTAAAATTAATTTAGAGGTAGACGTGGTGGCTCGTTATCTTGAGCGTTTAATGCTTGGTGATAAAGCCGCAGAGTCAGGCCAGCAAAAATCAGATATCAGTATGGCGTTTCTAGCCGAGAATGGCTTTTTACGCTAG
- the ribD gene encoding bifunctional diaminohydroxyphosphoribosylaminopyrimidine deaminase/5-amino-6-(5-phosphoribosylamino)uracil reductase RibD: MTQFSALDAKMMALAIRLAEKGQYTTSPNPNVGCVITDAQGNIVGQGWHQKAGTPHAEIHALAQAGERTKGATAYVTLEPCNHQGRTGPCSDALLKAEVKRVVAAMVDPNPLVAGSGLQKLSDAGVQVSSGLLESEAKALNRGFIKRMKTGMPWVTVKLASSLDGKTALNNGESQWITGPLAREDVQRHRAASCAILSGSGTVLADNPSLNVRYSELGFAKNEVAEANLRQPVRVLLDGRNQMHPDLHLFALSSPIVIINSQPNSAGFPEHVEQYQAQSNGAQLDLQDVMKHLGQRGFNHIWVEAGAKLAGALLQNKLIDELILYQAPKLLGDKGRDLFAVDELTQMQQAFELQWQDVRQVGPDLKLTARFT; the protein is encoded by the coding sequence GTGACGCAATTCTCTGCGCTTGACGCAAAAATGATGGCTTTGGCCATCCGTTTGGCTGAAAAAGGCCAGTACACCACTTCGCCTAATCCCAATGTGGGCTGTGTTATCACTGACGCTCAAGGCAATATTGTCGGCCAAGGCTGGCATCAAAAAGCCGGGACTCCCCATGCAGAAATTCATGCCCTTGCCCAAGCGGGTGAGCGCACCAAAGGCGCGACCGCTTATGTCACATTAGAGCCGTGCAATCATCAGGGACGCACAGGTCCATGCTCCGACGCATTATTAAAAGCGGAGGTGAAACGTGTTGTTGCCGCCATGGTTGACCCAAACCCGCTGGTGGCCGGCAGTGGTTTACAAAAACTCAGTGACGCGGGTGTACAGGTGAGCAGTGGTTTACTTGAAAGTGAAGCCAAGGCGCTTAATCGCGGTTTTATCAAACGTATGAAAACGGGCATGCCCTGGGTAACTGTTAAGTTAGCCTCAAGCTTAGACGGTAAAACGGCGTTAAATAACGGTGAAAGCCAGTGGATCACCGGGCCCTTAGCCCGTGAAGACGTGCAGCGTCATAGAGCAGCAAGCTGTGCGATATTATCTGGCTCGGGTACAGTCTTGGCAGATAACCCTTCATTGAATGTGCGTTACAGCGAATTGGGTTTTGCTAAAAATGAAGTAGCAGAAGCGAATTTACGCCAACCTGTGCGAGTTTTGCTCGATGGGCGCAACCAGATGCACCCTGATCTGCATTTATTTGCTTTATCGTCTCCCATTGTGATTATCAATAGCCAGCCAAATAGCGCTGGGTTTCCTGAGCATGTTGAGCAATATCAAGCCCAATCAAACGGTGCGCAACTTGACCTGCAAGATGTAATGAAACATCTTGGCCAGCGCGGGTTTAACCACATTTGGGTAGAGGCAGGGGCGAAGCTTGCCGGGGCACTATTACAGAATAAATTAATAGATGAATTGATTTTGTACCAAGCGCCCAAACTATTAGGGGATAAAGGCCGAGATTTATTTGCTGTAGACGAATTAACCCAAATGCAGCAAGCTTTTGAATTACAATGGCAGGATGTACGCCAAGTCGGCCCTGATTTAAAGCTGACGGCGCGCTTCACATAA
- the nrdR gene encoding transcriptional regulator NrdR, with the protein MFCPFCSIQETKVIDSRLVADGHQVRRRRECTMCKERFTTFEMAELVMPRVVKRDGSREPFNEDKLRAGLQRALEKRPVSTEQVEQCISRLKSAMRATGEREITSEYLGNLIMDALKELDKVAYVRFASVYRSFEDIREFGEEIARLGD; encoded by the coding sequence ATGTTTTGTCCCTTCTGTTCTATCCAAGAAACCAAGGTGATTGACTCTCGCTTAGTGGCTGACGGGCACCAAGTGCGCCGCCGTCGTGAATGTACTATGTGTAAAGAGCGTTTCACTACTTTTGAAATGGCTGAATTAGTCATGCCTCGCGTGGTTAAGCGTGATGGCTCTCGTGAGCCGTTTAACGAAGATAAGCTGCGGGCTGGTTTGCAGCGTGCCCTTGAAAAACGCCCAGTGAGTACCGAGCAAGTGGAGCAGTGTATCAGTCGCCTTAAATCGGCTATGCGTGCCACAGGTGAGCGCGAGATCACTAGTGAATACTTGGGGAATTTGATTATGGATGCCCTTAAAGAGCTGGATAAAGTGGCCTATGTGCGCTTTGCCTCTGTGTATCGCTCATTCGAAGATATTCGCGAATTTGGCGAAGAAATCGCGCGTTTGGGTGACTAG
- a CDS encoding FlgO family outer membrane protein: MKTFIVDNSKMVDVLTKACCAGLLLISVSGCSMFQGEDEIIVDKSDPQYLELKAMLEQQKIEWEAQKPALERLVKNEEDLAFLIDALSKMAVIGSSPSLEQYMLGQPQYAQDSEKEPQNKGIAVGGSHTINAGDTNTSINVNNVNSGNTSYANPLAPLADSPEELTQLMNDLQKIARTQRYKALNKSESVLIEDNPENGSVTQPMNERQLGNANGRYMSNHGGIFSNSKVGLGDYAQQLAGKLAKFSALEGTTVGVASFVDFDETLRNSSSLGNQFAEALATELPRYGVNVVDFKLTKHIDVSAMGDLALSRNGAKLNGQTNMSYVLTGTLIATHRGVKINSRVVSVDDNSVIAAASTFVPRGLLQQIQP; the protein is encoded by the coding sequence GTGAAGACGTTCATTGTGGATAACTCGAAAATGGTTGATGTACTTACCAAGGCGTGTTGCGCTGGCTTATTACTTATATCGGTATCGGGTTGTTCGATGTTTCAGGGCGAAGATGAAATAATTGTTGATAAAAGCGACCCCCAGTACCTTGAATTAAAGGCCATGTTAGAGCAACAAAAAATAGAGTGGGAAGCGCAGAAGCCGGCCCTAGAGCGCTTAGTCAAAAATGAAGAAGATTTAGCCTTTCTAATTGATGCGTTGAGCAAGATGGCGGTTATTGGCAGTTCGCCCTCATTAGAGCAATACATGCTAGGTCAACCCCAGTATGCGCAAGATAGTGAAAAGGAACCGCAAAACAAAGGCATAGCAGTGGGCGGCTCGCACACCATCAATGCAGGCGATACCAACACCTCGATCAATGTGAATAACGTCAATAGCGGCAATACCTCTTATGCTAATCCCCTTGCGCCCCTTGCTGATTCACCTGAAGAGTTAACACAGTTGATGAATGACTTGCAAAAAATAGCGCGCACTCAGCGATACAAAGCGTTAAACAAAAGCGAGTCAGTTCTTATTGAAGATAACCCAGAGAACGGTTCAGTCACACAGCCAATGAACGAGCGTCAGTTAGGTAATGCGAACGGGCGCTATATGTCAAATCACGGTGGCATATTTAGCAATAGCAAGGTAGGGCTGGGGGACTATGCGCAACAATTAGCAGGCAAGTTGGCTAAATTTTCAGCTCTTGAAGGCACGACTGTGGGCGTTGCAAGCTTTGTGGATTTTGATGAGACGCTACGTAACTCAAGTAGCTTAGGTAACCAATTTGCGGAAGCACTAGCCACTGAATTGCCTCGTTATGGCGTTAACGTGGTGGATTTCAAGCTGACGAAGCACATAGACGTATCAGCTATGGGCGATCTGGCGCTCTCACGCAACGGCGCGAAACTTAACGGCCAAACCAACATGAGTTACGTGCTGACGGGCACATTAATAGCGACTCACCGTGGTGTGAAGATTAACAGCCGTGTGGTATCTGTTGATGATAACAGCGTTATCGCTGCGGCCAGTACTTTTGTCCCGAGGGGGCTTTTGCAACAGATACAGCCTTAA
- a CDS encoding FlgO family outer membrane protein — MKLIKLAAIPLMCFLSSSCSSWFSSEEQVQDMERMSESEQSITSVSRYNNQRMSDIYKRVEVGDVNHYVQGIMQDLIANMDNPESKMDVGVTSFVYLDGSFDETDLLGNQLSESFMHELHQFGLNVLDFKSSDFIRVTPTGDFNFSRDYEELNPDMPVQYVMGGTMVKHQDGVIVNARMVSINTKKVLSSAQGFIPASVVNALHRSQGNPGISLKFKQSEKS; from the coding sequence ATGAAATTGATAAAACTAGCCGCTATCCCACTTATGTGTTTTTTAAGTTCTTCATGTTCAAGTTGGTTCTCTAGCGAAGAGCAAGTGCAAGACATGGAAAGGATGAGCGAGAGTGAGCAAAGTATTACATCGGTTAGTCGTTACAATAACCAACGCATGTCAGACATTTATAAACGTGTCGAAGTCGGTGATGTTAACCATTATGTGCAAGGTATCATGCAGGATTTGATCGCGAATATGGATAATCCTGAGAGTAAGATGGATGTCGGCGTAACGAGCTTCGTCTACCTTGATGGTAGCTTTGATGAAACAGACCTACTTGGTAACCAACTATCCGAAAGTTTTATGCATGAGTTACATCAATTTGGGTTGAACGTATTGGACTTCAAAAGCTCAGATTTTATTCGCGTGACCCCCACTGGCGATTTTAATTTCAGCCGTGATTATGAAGAACTAAACCCAGACATGCCTGTGCAATATGTAATGGGTGGCACCATGGTTAAGCACCAAGATGGTGTCATTGTGAACGCCCGTATGGTGTCTATCAACACTAAGAAGGTGTTATCCAGCGCCCAAGGATTTATTCCCGCCAGCGTGGTCAACGCTTTGCACCGTAGTCAAGGAAACCCTGGTATTAGCCTTAAATTCAAACAAAGCGAAAAGAGCTAG
- a CDS encoding FlgO family outer membrane protein: MKILLSLLMLVLAGCAHLPSWQEDAEEGQIVAEEPLLQHTEQIANKLFASLAPIEYGNLAVVSFTELESLALSKANHSLNMLGLQLQESMLSVSTQRGFNVVEIRAANQVQLFKDHERLLSRDSADISKDIDVRYMVVGTLLQGNQMTTVNARLLDLREGTVIAAVSDNVPNSVIGLNANQIQMKHNKLYRSSL; the protein is encoded by the coding sequence TTGAAGATTTTATTGAGTCTACTGATGCTTGTTTTAGCTGGCTGTGCCCATTTACCTTCGTGGCAAGAAGATGCCGAAGAAGGGCAGATTGTGGCCGAAGAGCCTTTATTGCAGCACACCGAACAAATAGCGAACAAATTGTTTGCCAGCTTAGCGCCCATTGAATACGGCAATTTAGCGGTAGTAAGTTTTACTGAATTAGAAAGTTTAGCTCTATCAAAAGCCAATCATTCACTGAACATGCTGGGGTTGCAGCTTCAAGAGAGCATGCTGTCTGTGTCCACTCAGCGCGGTTTTAACGTGGTTGAGATACGTGCTGCGAATCAAGTGCAACTGTTCAAAGACCACGAACGGTTATTAAGTCGTGATAGCGCTGATATCAGTAAAGATATAGATGTGCGCTACATGGTCGTCGGTACGTTATTGCAAGGAAATCAGATGACCACAGTCAATGCCAGATTATTAGATTTGCGTGAAGGGACTGTTATTGCCGCGGTATCAGACAATGTCCCAAATAGTGTGATTGGTCTAAATGCTAATCAAATCCAGATGAAACACAACAAGCTGTATCGCTCGTCATTATAA
- the glyA gene encoding serine hydroxymethyltransferase: MLSRDMNIADFDPELSQAIAQETQRQEDHIELIASENYCSPRVLEAQGSQLTNKYAEGYPHKRYYGGCEYVDIAEDLAIERANQLFGADYANVQPHSGSQANSAVFMALLEAGDTVLGMSLAHGGHLTHGAHVSFSGKTYNAVQYGIDEQTGKIDYDAVEALAVEHKPKMIIGGFSAYSGIVDWQRFREIADKVGAYLLVDMAHVAGLVAAGLYPNPLPHAHVVTTTTHKTLAGPRGGLILSACGDETIYKKLNSSVFPGNQGGPLCHVIAAKAVAFKEALQPEFKAYQQQVLLNAKAMVSVMQERGYDVVSGGTDNHLFLLDLISKDITGKDADAALGRANITVNKNSVPNDPRSPFVTSGLRIGSPAITRRGFKEEQAKQVATWICDVIDNIEDEAVIERVKGEVLTLCGKFPVYA; the protein is encoded by the coding sequence ATGTTATCACGTGACATGAATATTGCCGATTTTGATCCTGAGTTGAGTCAAGCTATCGCGCAAGAGACCCAGCGCCAAGAAGATCACATTGAACTGATCGCCTCTGAAAACTACTGTAGTCCGCGTGTGCTTGAAGCCCAAGGCTCGCAACTGACTAACAAATACGCAGAAGGTTACCCACATAAGCGTTATTACGGTGGTTGTGAATACGTTGATATCGCAGAAGATTTAGCCATTGAACGTGCTAACCAATTATTTGGCGCTGATTACGCCAATGTGCAACCTCACTCTGGCTCACAAGCTAACTCAGCGGTTTTTATGGCGCTGCTTGAAGCCGGCGATACGGTACTAGGTATGAGCCTTGCCCACGGTGGTCACTTAACCCACGGTGCACATGTTAGCTTCTCGGGTAAAACGTATAACGCAGTACAGTACGGTATCGATGAGCAAACTGGAAAAATCGATTACGACGCGGTAGAAGCCCTAGCGGTTGAACATAAGCCTAAAATGATTATCGGCGGTTTCTCAGCGTACTCAGGTATTGTTGATTGGCAGCGTTTCCGTGAAATCGCGGACAAAGTAGGTGCTTACTTATTAGTGGATATGGCTCACGTTGCCGGTTTAGTGGCAGCAGGTTTGTACCCTAACCCCTTACCTCATGCGCATGTTGTGACAACCACCACCCATAAAACCCTAGCGGGCCCACGTGGCGGTTTGATTTTATCAGCTTGTGGCGATGAAACCATTTACAAAAAGCTTAACAGCTCGGTATTCCCTGGCAACCAAGGTGGTCCTTTATGCCACGTGATTGCAGCGAAAGCCGTTGCATTTAAAGAAGCTCTACAGCCAGAGTTCAAAGCATACCAACAGCAAGTATTGCTTAACGCCAAGGCCATGGTCAGCGTGATGCAAGAACGCGGTTACGATGTGGTTTCTGGCGGCACTGACAACCACCTGTTCTTACTTGATTTGATCAGCAAAGACATCACAGGTAAAGATGCAGACGCAGCCCTAGGTCGCGCTAACATCACAGTCAACAAAAACTCAGTTCCTAACGACCCACGCTCACCGTTTGTGACCAGTGGCTTACGTATCGGCTCTCCTGCCATTACCCGCCGCGGTTTTAAAGAAGAGCAAGCCAAACAAGTCGCTACCTGGATTTGTGACGTTATCGATAACATCGAAGACGAAGCGGTTATCGAACGCGTTAAAGGCGAAGTCTTAACCCTTTGTGGTAAGTTCCCGGTATACGCTTAG
- a CDS encoding Gfo/Idh/MocA family protein, translating to MNKFNWAIMGPGSIADMFADALMASQKGILYAVASRDIDKAQAFADKYSADGASHQADGASHQTDGTSHQADGTSHQADGVVPKAYGSYQQMLADPEVDVVYIATPQSLHYEQAKMCLEAGKHVLMEKPLTINAAQTEALIALAQEKQLLLQEGLWSRFMPCFEQVKLWLDEGRIGELQYICSDIGFAFGDRDGHRLHNPALGGGALLDLGVYSITLSQCLMQEHPSEISAMSHFGNLQVDENTIVNMRYPSGRFAQFTCTIAAQASNSMMLMGSKGRIVLPYMFWNGNKAILQQEGAQDEVIEFAHRVNGFEYQIEESMKMIEKNQVCSDFMPHGDSLAVMQTMDEIRRQIGLKFTANAECI from the coding sequence ATGAATAAATTTAATTGGGCCATCATGGGCCCAGGCTCGATTGCAGATATGTTCGCCGATGCACTCATGGCGTCACAAAAAGGCATTCTTTACGCTGTGGCCAGTCGCGATATTGACAAAGCACAAGCCTTTGCTGACAAATACAGCGCTGACGGCGCTTCTCATCAAGCTGACGGCGCTTCTCATCAAACTGACGGCACTTCTCATCAAGCTGACGGCACTTCTCATCAAGCTGACGGCGTCGTTCCGAAAGCTTACGGCAGCTATCAGCAGATGCTGGCTGATCCAGAGGTAGACGTGGTGTATATAGCAACGCCGCAAAGCCTGCACTACGAGCAAGCAAAAATGTGCTTAGAAGCAGGCAAACATGTGTTAATGGAAAAACCGCTGACCATTAACGCCGCGCAAACCGAAGCGTTAATAGCGTTAGCACAAGAGAAACAATTATTACTGCAAGAAGGGCTGTGGAGCCGCTTTATGCCGTGCTTCGAGCAAGTAAAACTATGGCTTGATGAGGGGCGCATTGGCGAGCTGCAATATATTTGCTCTGACATTGGTTTTGCGTTTGGTGACAGGGATGGGCACAGACTACATAACCCCGCGCTGGGCGGTGGCGCCTTGCTAGATTTAGGTGTTTACAGCATTACTTTGAGCCAGTGCTTAATGCAAGAGCACCCAAGTGAAATCAGCGCCATGAGCCATTTTGGTAACCTGCAAGTAGATGAAAACACAATCGTGAATATGCGCTACCCGTCAGGGCGTTTCGCACAGTTTACTTGCACCATTGCCGCTCAGGCGAGCAATTCAATGATGTTAATGGGCAGTAAGGGGCGCATCGTTTTGCCGTATATGTTTTGGAATGGCAATAAAGCGATCTTGCAGCAAGAAGGTGCGCAAGACGAAGTGATTGAATTTGCGCATCGGGTAAATGGCTTTGAATATCAAATTGAAGAGTCCATGAAGATGATTGAGAAAAATCAAGTATGCAGCGATTTTATGCCCCACGGCGACAGCCTAGCGGTCATGCAAACGATGGATGAAATTCGCCGTCAAATTGGCTTGAAATTCACTGCTAACGCAGAGTGTATTTAG
- a CDS encoding M20/M25/M40 family metallo-hydrolase, with the protein MLKKTSVLLVCAGLFCQPVLASRLVENALVEQASQELTSAKALLLRTVNINSGTMNFAGVKDVGNIMRKEYDALGFQTQWVDGSEFNRAGHLVATYESPTHPTGQKLLLIGHLDTVFSKEDDFQQSKEIDETHIAGPGISDMKGGNVIMLAAIKALKAKGMLDRLNIKVVLTGDEESSGRPLSISKKALVDAAKWADVALGFEDADGDIRTAVTARRGASTWQVTTSGKAAHSSQIFTDKVGDGAIFEMARILQEFRLQLADLPLLSFNPGVVAGGTRVMQSKGGDEVTAFGKTNVVAQHASVKGGLRAASQEQLAEAQKIMNDVVKQHLALTDATFTFDEGYPPMKETKGNKALLAQYSQVSVDLGYGPITAVNPRNAGAADISFTAGHVKMAIDGLGLMGEGGHTKDEVADMRTFKQNIEKTAVLMYRLSNP; encoded by the coding sequence ATGTTAAAAAAAACATCCGTTTTACTTGTCTGTGCCGGCCTTTTTTGTCAGCCAGTATTGGCCAGTCGTTTAGTCGAAAATGCCTTAGTCGAACAGGCCAGCCAAGAGCTAACTAGCGCCAAAGCGTTACTCCTTAGAACCGTTAACATCAACAGCGGTACGATGAATTTTGCGGGTGTCAAAGATGTAGGCAATATCATGCGCAAGGAATATGACGCCCTAGGCTTTCAAACCCAGTGGGTAGATGGCAGCGAATTTAACCGCGCTGGGCACCTTGTTGCCACTTATGAGTCACCAACTCACCCAACAGGACAAAAGTTATTGCTTATCGGTCATTTAGACACGGTATTTTCCAAAGAGGATGACTTTCAGCAGAGCAAAGAAATAGATGAAACGCATATTGCTGGGCCGGGCATCTCAGATATGAAAGGCGGCAATGTGATCATGCTTGCTGCAATCAAGGCATTAAAAGCCAAAGGCATGCTTGACCGCTTAAACATTAAAGTGGTCCTCACCGGTGACGAAGAGTCAAGCGGACGTCCGTTATCTATATCGAAAAAAGCCCTGGTCGATGCAGCCAAATGGGCCGATGTGGCCCTTGGTTTTGAAGATGCGGATGGTGACATACGCACGGCGGTAACCGCGCGGCGCGGTGCCTCGACTTGGCAAGTGACCACATCTGGCAAGGCTGCCCACTCGTCACAAATATTTACCGATAAAGTGGGTGATGGGGCGATATTTGAAATGGCGCGTATTTTACAGGAATTTCGTTTGCAACTGGCCGATTTACCTTTGCTTAGTTTCAACCCCGGCGTGGTTGCAGGTGGCACTCGGGTCATGCAAAGTAAAGGGGGCGACGAAGTCACTGCATTTGGCAAAACCAACGTTGTGGCCCAACACGCTTCGGTTAAAGGGGGCTTACGGGCCGCCTCACAAGAACAGCTAGCTGAGGCGCAGAAAATTATGAATGACGTCGTCAAACAACACTTAGCCTTAACAGACGCTACTTTCACATTTGATGAAGGTTATCCTCCGATGAAAGAAACCAAAGGCAATAAGGCGTTATTAGCGCAATACAGTCAAGTGAGTGTGGATTTAGGTTATGGGCCAATTACCGCGGTGAACCCGCGAAATGCCGGCGCGGCGGATATTTCGTTTACTGCTGGGCATGTGAAAATGGCAATCGACGGCTTAGGCCTAATGGGCGAGGGCGGCCACACCAAGGATGAAGTGGCAGATATGCGTACTTTCAAACAGAACATTGAGAAAACAGCGGTGCTGATGTATCGCTTATCTAATCCTTAG